Within Mercenaria mercenaria strain notata chromosome 15, MADL_Memer_1, whole genome shotgun sequence, the genomic segment AACGccaagacattttgttttttaacacaGATCCTGTCATATTTATGCATTTTGCGATGGTTTTCTCACAAACAGTAGATATTATATCTAAGGGGACGGTGTTGTCGTGAAATAACAACACTCTCCAGCTCGGATATATGGTTCTGATTAATTCTGTATTTTCCAGTGCCCCATCTGTGTAACGGGTGTTTGAACCAAATAATGAGTAAGAAACAATAAAGACAGACtgctttgaaaaaatatggtTAGTGATTTTATTTCGATATTGTTCTAAAGGTTTATCGTTGAAACTGTTTCCAAACTTAAACTGAACGCTCAATTGCAATGGTTCCGTAAAGCTTTGAACTTTCAGTTCTGTAATGTGATATGGTTTATAAATATCCGTAATCCACTGAATTGCTTCCATATTGTCAAAATCAAGATCAGTTGGGAAGAAATGTTTGAATACTTCAAAATGAGACTTATTAATGACAATAAAATACGGCCGTGTCAATTGTGTTTCTCTCATTTCGGATGCGACAACGATCCCAATGTCTGATACAATGTGTTCTCtaattttctttattgaatattttatcGAGTCTCTATTAAGGACATTAGAAAACGTGCCATTACCTATCAAAATCAGATAATCCATGCCGTCTTTTACCGATCTATGCGCCAAACGATTTACAATCTGGGTGAATGTTTCAGTAGATGCGACTTTATTATTGGCATTCAAATCGCTGTTCAGAGGGCGTTTTTCCATATAACCATTTCTCCCGTATACTTTGAATGCAAACTCATCGTTAGCAGTCTTCAACTTAAAATCATTGTCGATGGAAAATTTGGTGTCATCAAATGGAACCAAAAGTCCTattttaactttcttattttcaaacttCCTCTGAGTTCTTTGTGTTTTATACCACTCAGTAAAGCAAGCAATGAAGAAACATAACACAAATGCGGACTTCCAGAACACTTTTATTCTTATCATTTTCACCACTTCtgaagtcattttcagtacttcgaaaaaataatagaaaagaaGAGAGCCAGATTAGGTCCTTCGTCAAATTCCACCGTATGTGAGTTAACTGAAATGAAATAGTGAAATTAAATACAACTCAATGAATTATTGTATGCTATTGCACACTGAAAAGGAATAGATGTAACGGCAACAGTTTATTATTAGATTAAAGGGCTTATTAAGACAACGTTTTGAGACGTTTTCGATTAACTTTGAAAATCCCAGTGAGAGCCCTGTATATAGTTTGTCGTAAATATTGTCGTAAATCCTCACTTTAGATTTTGCTTGGGCAtacgcacatacaaatattaaggtaacctacatCCTTAAATGACTCCTTAGGCCAGCATCACAAGACACTGTTcatcacttatttttcattattctATTTTGCACTTTGTGCTCGCACTGAGCTTTTTTACCGTTGGATTGTTCAAATATCTTCAATTCTAGATAATCTATGCTAAAttctggtttccatggcaaccgaaatgaaaactttaaaaaaggctTCATTAGagaaactgcttgcctgattttgaaatagtttcacagaaatgcctctaccaaattccttcaaatctcAACAATTCCTCTCTGAATGTACTGAACCGATTGCAAGGTAATTTCGCAACAATGCGCCTTAAGTGACCATCTACCTGATTCCTTTCAATAgttttttatgttacaaaatatgcCCGCCAGGGGGCGAGGATAGTTTTCTCTGTGTGGCTATAtggtaaattttaaagatttattttgaaaagaccTCACAGAAATAATCCTTGAGTGACCCCCCTCTACTTTACTTCTTCGAATCAGTCTGTTTTTTCCAAAATTCAGGGGCGGGGTTATATCCCCCTTATGACTATATGTAAAACTTTGAAGGTCTTTTTTAAACTGCTGGCGCGGtttcaaaataattccacagTGATGTACTTTAAATGACTCTCTACCAAACTCcttcaattaattattttttttgtaaaacaagatAGCTAGCAGAAGGTGGGGCTAGCTTTCATTATATGGCAATTTGgaagactttgaaaatattatgtCTTCTTCTTTGAAACTGCTGGTTTCAGTTAAAGATAATTTCAAA encodes:
- the LOC123552226 gene encoding uncharacterized protein LOC123552226 isoform X1, yielding MTSEVVKMIRIKVFWKSAFVLCFFIACFTEWYKTQRTQRKFENKKVKIGLLVPFDDTKFSIDNDFKLKTANDEFAFKVYGRNGYMEKRPLNSDLNANNKVASTETFTQIVNRLAHRSVKDGMDYLILIGNGTFSNVLNRDSIKYSIKKIREHIVSDIGIVVASEMRETQLTRPYFIVINKSHFEVFKHFFPTDLDFDNMEAIQWITDIYKPYHITELKVQSFTEPLQLSVQFKFGNSFNDKPLEQYRNKITNHIFSKQSVFIVSYSLFGSNTRYTDGALENTELIRTIYPSWRVLLFHDNTVPLDIISTVCEKTIAKCINMTGSVLKNKMSWRFLVASVPFVSRYIIRDIDSRLSAREKAAVDEWIASGKKFHVMRDHPSHSSYAMSGGMWGGTREAIPNMESLLQREVMNDNYVQDMDFLNSIVWPIAQHSVYQHDSFSCDRFGGGHPFPSKRVGLEHVGSVYINGEMRKTDTDILNNTKTPAQCQFYSKRNESRFIA